In the Streptomyces sp. FXJ1.172 genome, one interval contains:
- a CDS encoding FtsX-like permease family protein: MLRTVVRSVLRDRHRFVLPALAVLIGVACVSGSLLYTQSLARGAERLQRASRPDVSVEVRPTGDGVTPGEGLRRRLTALPGVAAARGTLRGPAFLVARGGSLVGPPSDDVGVDFVPDARGADPRCAMAEGRGPRRPGEIAVDRWSAGRAGYRVGDRVRVVVAGEVRSARLTGVFTVDDPATAAGGTVTAFDGATARALLAPAPGRYESVTLTAAPGTSPAALARQVSRLLPPGLSAVTRARLDAEAAAAPDREKLGTLLLLFAGIALFVSAFLVSNTFTMLSAVRAREHALLRAVGASRRRVLGMVLAEAAVVGGAAAVAGYALGVGVAASLATLFGPAAGPASSAPLDVVSPLALLTALGVGVGCTAAAAYVPALRAAAVAPVAALRTDLPAPAVALRRRNRIGLVVTAAGALLMAAGTGDLGVLCLATAVLLAGLILLTPQLARAVTHVLRAPLRGLTGVRGTLALGNARRNPRRTAATAGALTVCVALVSAVTVALSSLSATAGREAEATMPTDLRITAVDFAEIGAHTAAQVARLPRVAAVSSVRAADFRLRDGSDLQTVVVDPHAVVEGRLGDLRVRSGDLAGLAGGIAVTRDLAQEHGWRVGDRVTGTELSDENAPAEGASDGAALDRRIVAVYDGPDALGPALLPESAVAQGGVPAGEVTSVLVRAEPGRTAAVKEEIRRALHNPVLLVEDRADAGRDAERGFGPLLSVLYAMLSVTLAVAALGVANTMGMAVFERAREIGLLRAVGLDRAGVRSMLRVESVVVSALGAGLGILAGGAAGVAAVAGQHGAVISVPWAALSALLFGAGLVGVLASLGPGVRAARVPVTRAVGGEVG; the protein is encoded by the coding sequence ATGCTCCGTACCGTCGTGCGCTCCGTGCTCCGCGACCGGCACCGCTTCGTACTGCCCGCCCTGGCGGTGCTGATCGGGGTCGCCTGTGTCAGCGGCTCCCTGCTCTACACCCAGTCCCTGGCGCGGGGTGCCGAGCGGCTCCAGCGGGCCTCGCGCCCCGACGTGTCCGTGGAGGTGCGTCCCACCGGTGACGGCGTGACGCCCGGCGAGGGCCTGCGGCGGCGGCTCACCGCGCTGCCCGGGGTCGCGGCGGCCCGGGGCACCCTGCGCGGCCCGGCCTTCCTCGTGGCGCGCGGCGGCAGCCTGGTGGGGCCGCCCTCCGACGACGTGGGCGTGGACTTCGTACCGGACGCGCGCGGTGCCGATCCCCGCTGTGCGATGGCCGAGGGGCGCGGCCCGCGGCGCCCCGGCGAGATTGCCGTGGACCGGTGGTCGGCCGGGCGCGCCGGATACCGGGTCGGTGACCGGGTGCGGGTCGTCGTCGCGGGCGAGGTCCGCTCCGCCCGGCTCACGGGTGTCTTCACCGTGGACGACCCCGCCACCGCCGCCGGCGGCACGGTCACCGCGTTCGACGGCGCCACCGCACGCGCGCTGCTCGCCCCGGCGCCCGGCCGGTACGAGTCGGTGACCCTGACGGCCGCGCCCGGCACCTCCCCCGCTGCCCTCGCTCGGCAGGTGTCGCGGCTCCTGCCGCCGGGCCTGTCGGCGGTGACCCGCGCGCGGCTGGACGCGGAGGCCGCCGCGGCGCCCGACCGCGAGAAGCTCGGCACGCTGCTGCTGCTCTTCGCCGGCATCGCCCTGTTCGTCTCCGCCTTCCTGGTCAGCAACACTTTCACCATGCTCAGCGCCGTGCGGGCCCGTGAGCACGCCCTGCTGCGCGCCGTGGGCGCGAGCCGCCGCCGGGTGCTGGGCATGGTGCTCGCCGAGGCGGCCGTCGTCGGCGGCGCGGCGGCCGTGGCCGGATACGCGCTCGGCGTCGGCGTGGCCGCTTCGCTCGCCACGCTGTTCGGACCGGCCGCCGGCCCGGCGAGCTCGGCTCCACTCGACGTTGTTTCCCCTCTGGCACTGCTGACGGCCCTCGGCGTCGGCGTGGGATGCACGGCGGCCGCCGCGTACGTCCCGGCGTTGCGGGCCGCAGCCGTCGCCCCGGTGGCGGCGCTGCGCACCGACCTGCCGGCTCCGGCGGTCGCGCTGCGGCGCCGGAACCGGATCGGGCTGGTCGTCACGGCGGCCGGCGCGCTGCTGATGGCGGCGGGCACGGGGGACCTCGGGGTCCTGTGCCTCGCTACCGCGGTGCTGCTGGCCGGGCTGATCCTGCTCACCCCGCAGCTCGCACGGGCCGTCACCCACGTGCTGCGGGCGCCGCTGCGGGGGCTGACGGGAGTGCGCGGCACCCTGGCGCTGGGCAACGCGCGCCGCAATCCCCGGCGTACGGCCGCGACCGCCGGGGCGCTGACCGTGTGCGTGGCGCTCGTCAGCGCGGTCACCGTGGCGCTGTCCTCGCTGAGCGCCACGGCGGGGCGGGAGGCGGAGGCCACCATGCCGACGGACCTCAGGATCACCGCGGTCGACTTCGCCGAGATCGGCGCGCACACGGCCGCTCAGGTCGCGCGGCTGCCCCGGGTGGCGGCGGTCAGCTCGGTGCGCGCGGCCGACTTCCGCCTGCGCGACGGGTCCGATCTGCAGACGGTGGTCGTGGATCCGCACGCCGTGGTCGAGGGCCGCCTCGGCGATCTCAGGGTGCGCTCCGGCGACCTCGCCGGGCTGGCCGGCGGCATCGCGGTCACGCGGGACCTCGCCCAGGAGCACGGGTGGCGGGTGGGCGACCGCGTCACCGGCACGGAGCTGTCGGACGAGAACGCGCCGGCCGAGGGCGCGTCGGACGGCGCGGCGCTGGACCGCAGGATCGTCGCGGTCTACGACGGTCCTGACGCCCTCGGCCCCGCCCTGCTGCCCGAGAGCGCGGTGGCCCAGGGCGGTGTGCCCGCCGGTGAGGTGACCTCGGTGCTGGTGCGTGCCGAGCCGGGCCGGACGGCTGCCGTGAAGGAGGAGATCCGCCGGGCTCTGCACAATCCGGTGCTGCTCGTCGAGGACCGGGCGGACGCGGGACGGGACGCCGAGCGAGGGTTCGGGCCGCTGTTGTCGGTCCTGTACGCGATGCTCAGCGTCACGCTCGCCGTCGCGGCCCTGGGTGTGGCCAACACGATGGGCATGGCGGTCTTCGAGCGGGCGCGGGAGATCGGGCTGCTGCGCGCGGTGGGCCTGGACCGGGCCGGGGTGCGGTCGATGCTGCGGGTGGAGTCGGTGGTGGTGTCGGCGCTGGGCGCCGGGCTGGGCATCCTTGCGGGCGGTGCGGCGGGGGTGGCGGCGGTGGCCGGGCAGCACGGGGCGGTGATCTCGGTGCCCTGGGCCGCCCTGTCGGCGCTGCTCTTCGGCGCGGGCCTCGTCGGTGTGCTCGCTTCGCTCGGGCCCGGGGTGCGGGCGGCGAGGGTGCCCGTGACGCGGGCGGTGGGCGGCGAGGTGGGGTGA